The DNA window TGATGAATCAATATGCAAATCGTACTGCCGCAAGAAAACTAGAATTTTTTAGAAGAATGCTAGAGTTTGGACACGCTACTCATTTTTATCCTTCGCTGTATACCACGTGGATTGAAAAACCATCTATTGCAAAAGGACATTATAGCGACAAGGAAAAACAAAATCGTACCGAGTACCGAGAGCTAACCGACCGCGAAGCACAGGTGATTGTAAATGCGTTAGAATCTGTCGTGCGCATTCGCCAGCATGAAAAGGAATTCAAAGCACGAAATCGATTAATGGGAATGCTTTTGTATATGAGTGGAATGCGTTCAAGTGAACTGCTTGGTTTAAATTGGGGAAGTTTTCGCGAAGACCGACGCGGAAATCTTGTTGTAGATGTGATTGGTAAAGGAAAAAAAGAACGAACTATTCCCATGTTTGACGATGTGAAAGAAACGCTTTTCGCTTACCGGCAAGCGTTAAATGAAACCCCCGAACTAAGTCCTTTTGATACCGAACCGCTTTTTTACTCCATTAAAGAGTACTATCGTACGGGCGAAAAGAAGCGATTGTCCTATACAACTTTGTATCGAACGATTAAATCAGCTGTTTATAAAGTAAAAGGAAACGCATCTATTTCTCCTCATTGGTTTCGTCATACTTTTATTACAAACAGTCTAGCTAATGACGTTCCGCTTGCGGTTGTGAAGCAAGTAGTAGGGCATTCTTCCATTGCTACAACGAACGTTTATCTTGAAAAACTTCAAGAGGATACGGTATACGACGCGTTTCGGAAATCCGGCTATCGCTAATTACTTATAATATTTTTATGTAAACTAAAAACACATATATTTTCATTTATACTGCTTATGCATATGAAATAAGTTGTATAAATGAATAAGTTACTTTTCCTACAATATAATGGTAGAAAGTCGGTAAAGGAGGGAGCTACTTATGACGGCTAAACATCCGCTTCACTACCATTTCGGAGAAGTAACGGAGCTTTTTCATTACATATACGAAGTTTGCGAAACAGCAGGTATTTATATTGACTGGAGCGGAACAGCCCAAACCGTTCAACTATACCGAAGCAAAGAGTCTTTTTTATCGGGAGAACGCTACATCGGAGCGATTCAGTATGAGGGAAGCAATCAGTTTCAAAAAAGATGGCCTTCTACTGTCAGTTTAAGATTTCGACGTGCGAACTTATCGTTTATTTTAAAATATTGTTTAGAACAAATTGAAGACTACCGCAAAGACACGAACAAAGAACCCTTCATTAATCCAAATGCAGAATCCATCGCTTTTAAATTCACCTCTTTAACAGATGAAACCAAACAAGTGATTTCAAAAATTAAAGAAGTACTGTGCATTGCCAACTACGTGTAAAACCCCGCAGAATGTTAGCTGTGGGGTTTTGGGTATTTAACGTATGTCTTCTGAGTCTTGAAGTAGTTGTTCAGCGCGGTATTCAAGTTTTTGTAAAGTGTCGGTATAAATCTTTACCTGCTGCTCGTTTAATTCGGACGTTAATTCGAAAAATAATTGTTCTACAGCAGGCACCACTTCTGTTTTTAAGTCCAAGCCATCTTCAGTTATTTGAATAAAAAACGAGCGGCGATCTTCTGGATTTCTGATACGCTGAATCCAATTTTGTTTTTCTAGTAAATCTAAAATTTTAGTCAGCGTCGCTTGATCTTTATCTGCTCGCTCAGCTAATTGTTTCTGCGTACTATATTCAGCTTCTGATACGCGTTTTAAAACGGTCCACTGTTCTGGCGTAATCCCAAAAGGGCGCAAGCGTGCGGCAACTGCTCTGCTTAAGCGCTTACTTGTACGAACTGTGGGAATGCCGAATATTTCTTCTAACGATTCCATATAAAACCTCCTGCATACATACATGCTGTGATTATATCAGCTGTTTTTATTTCTGTAAATTTGTTTGTAAAGGTGACACTTTATAAAAATAAATTTACAGAATAAATTGCAAATACACTAGACTTATTGTGTGTATCCTTGTAATCTAGTGTAAGAATAGTTAAACTTTTTCAAAAACAGTAGGGGGTACACACATCCATGATTAAAGCAGTATTTTTCGACTTAGATGACACGCTACTTTGGGATCAAAAAAGCGTAAAAGAAGCATTCGTTGCAACATGTACATATGCAAGTGAGAAATATAACCTAAAACCTGAAGAACTAGAAGAAGCAGTGCGTAAAGAAGCAAGAGAATTATATACTTCGTATGAAACCTATGAATTTACGCAAATGATTGGCATTAATCCATTTGAAGGGTTATGGGGAAATTTTTTAGACGATCACGATGAATTCCGCAAAATGAAAGATATTGTTCCTACTTATCGCAAAGAAGCATGGACTCGGGGCCTTCGTGCACTAGGAATTCATGATGATGCCTTTGGAGCGGAACTAGCCGAGCGTTTTCCGTTAGAGCGCCGAAAAACACCTTTTGTATACGAAGAAACGTTTGAGGTGCTTGATCAATTAAAAGGAAAGTACAAGCTGTTACTGTTAACAAACGGTTCACCTGACTTACAAAATACCAAATTAGACATTACATCAGAACTAGTTCCATATTTTGATGAGATTGTGATTTCAGGTGCATTTGGTCGCGGTAAGCCTGATCCATCTATTTTCGACCATGCTTTATCACTTATGGATCTAAAGAAAGATGAAGCAATTATGGTTGGAGATAATTTAATGACAGATATATTGGGTTCTTCTCGCATTGGGATGAAATCTGTATGGATTAATCGTCATGATAAAGAGCGAAATGAAGTCATTCCTACTTATGAAATTACCCATTTAAGTGAATTGCATTCGATTTTAGATGAACTAAATTCATAATACTAACAAACAAAAAAGAGACGGAAATCGTCTCTTTTTTGTTATAAAAATAAGCACAGCAGTCTCTGAGGGCCCTACATCCGTTCTCAACCCGGCTGACTTCAGTCATATTTTCTTCTTTCTTCACAGTGTACCAATCTTATCCTTGATTCCTATATAAATACCATGTAGCATAGAATGTAGACTAGTCATTGGAGGAACAACATGAAGAAAATAGTTACTAGCAGCCTTATAAACATGCATTTAAATAGAAAACTATCAGCGGCTATTATAGCTGCCTTTCTTTTCGCTTTGCTTTTTTGTTTTATACCAGGTATAAAAGAGGCAATTCCCAATTTTTCTGTTGAACAAAACAGTCCGCATTTCATCGATTTATTTCCTTTATACCTCTTATTCTTTACACCCTTCTTTTTAATAATGGGGACGTTAGGTACGGTTATTGTTGATTTATTAGTCAGTGCTTTTGTAAAAGAACGTAGTAAAAAAATTGATTTTATCATGTCATTCATATTCCACGCCATTTTTGGGTTTTTAATGTTTGAATTCGGAATGATGGGAGTCATTCTTATTTTTATTGTTGACCGTATTCTTTCAATCCGTAAAGAAAGCTACTCTTATTTATATCCATTGGGGTACTTAGTGCTATCGGCTATTATTGGAACTCTCGTCTATTTCATTTTTGCTATCATTTAATAAAAGAATAATAAAAAAGAGACCTCAAAAAGTTAGATACATCCTAACAATTGAGGTCTCTTTTTTTGCTTTTTTCTTCTTAAAAAAACACTATTTGGGTAAGTTGTTTAGTTTGCTATGCTATCGTTTGATAAATCAAAAAGATATTTAAACAAATGACTAGTGCAGCTATTACCCAAGCTACAGTAGTTGTTGCTTTATGATTAACCAACCCGCCCATGATTTTTTTATTACTTGTGAACATGATAAGAGGTACAAGCGCAAATGCAATTCCGAACGATAAAATAACTTGACTGACAATTAGTGCGCTTGTTGGATTTACGCCAAGTCCGATAATCAAAAGCGGCGGAATAATTGTAATGAAACGGCGAAGGTATAAAGGAATTCTGCGTTTAATAAACCCTTGCATGATGACGTCTCCAGACATCGTTCCGACCGAAGAGCTTGAAAGTCCTGAAGATAATAATCCAACCCCGAACGCAATAGCTGCAAAAGGACCAATTAAATGTTCAAATTGTGTAAAAGCCACGTCCAAATCTTGAACGTTTAGTCCGTTTTTAAAGAATAGAGCGGCTGCTACAATCAGCATGCTTGCATTGATTGCACCAGCAATAATCATGGCAATAACAATATCAATAAATTCAAAGCGAAAAATCGCTTTTTTCTCCGCTTCTGTAGAGCCTACCACACGGCGCTGCGTAAGAGCCGAGTGCAAATAAATCGCGTGTGGCATAACTGTAGCCCCTAAAATTCCAGAAGCTAATAACACGCTGTCTGTTCCATGAAACTGAGGGACAAATAAGCCGTGGACAACACTTGCGCCGTCTGGATGCGCAAGAAACATCTGAGTCCCAAAAGCTAACACCACAATAAAAACCATCGCCGCAATAGCCGCTTCTAGCAGTCGAACACCTCGTCTTTGTAATTCTAAAATAGCAAAGGAACCTACCGCTGCGATAAGTGCAGCTGGGAACAAAGGAATATGAAATAATAAATAAATTCCAAGAGCAGCTCCAATAAATTCCGCTAAATCCGTCGCCATAATGACCAATTCCCCTTGTATCCAAAGCCCAATAGAAACGAACGACGGGAAGTGTTCTTGTGCTATCTCAGGTAAATTCAAGCCAGTTGCAATACCTAATTTAGCCGATAACGATTGAATTAAGACAGCCATTAAGTTAGAAATTAACACAACCCAAAGCAGCATGTATCCATATTGAGATCCCGCTGCAATGTTAGTAGCAAAATTCCCTGGGTCAATATAGGCAACCGCTGCGATAAAAGCAGGCCCTAAAAAGGGCAATAATCGCTTGAGTCCTTTTGTTTTACCCGACAATACATCTTGAGCACTTAGCTGCATAGCTGATAATGCTTTACTGCCGTTTTGATCTTTCATGTCTAGTGCTCCTTTCTTTGATGAACAATAAATAGCCCAAGCTAATTTTTTTATATAAAGTATAAAATGTTTCCTTAATGCAAATTATATGCTAGCAAAGGTTCTTTTGACAATAAAAAAGTTTGATAAAGAATAGAGACGATTTCCACGTGGTTTTTATCCGGTTTGGCATAATTCTTTAAATGCACAGCCGTGACAGGAAGCGGGCGTATCTGCTTGAGGGAAATGCTCAAGCGGAAGAGGCTGATTTACCTCTGAGTGTTCCAAAAAAGTTTTCATATAATCAATGCTTGTATCAATTTTCCAAAGAATCGCTTCAATTTCGTGAAGGGTAAGCTGATACGTACGCGAGCTGCCTGAAAGCAAGTATTCGTTTCGGACTTTTATCCGATCCACAGAAATATTATATTCAGCTAGCACGTAGAGGGCGTATATCGCCAGTTGAAACAAATCATCTTTTGTTTGTTTACTTGTTTTCCAATCAACAATCGTAAATTCTTCTGTGGTTGGATTTTTAAAAAGAGAATGAAAAGGCGCATATACTTTATGATCATACACATTTATGGAACGAAACGACTGATGAGACTCTACTTCCAAAAAAGGTGAAGATAACATGTCGCAAAACGATTTACTTTGTAAAAAGTGATGTACACAAATGTGTACCCGTTTTTGCATGTCTTTAAGATCTTTTTTAGAAATATAGCCATTTTCGTAGAATTCTAAAAGCATCTTATACTGAGCAGGCTTATGATACCAAAGCTCTCCATAGTCAGTAGAATCACGCAGTGCGTTATTTAGTAGTTGCTGCACTTTCTCGACTAAGTTCTGTTCATTCGGGACAAGCTGTGTAGATGTATAGTCAGAAATGGCCTCTGTAATAACTTGACGCACGGCTTGTCCCGCATACATAGACAGAGTAGAAACCTTTTTTAAACGATAAGCTCTCTGAGACTGTGCAGAAGCGCTGTCAAGCCATCCATTGTGTGAGACATAATAATGATATGCATACTTTCGTTTACACTGTGTGATCATTTTGTGCCTAGAGTATGACCATGAAAATTCAGGGAAATCAGTGATTTGAAACAAGCTATTCACATCCTTTTTTCAAAAACTGCGCATAGGTTGGTCTATTAGTGTATTCGTACAGCGGTTAAAATAGACTAAAAATGTGGAGAGTGAATAGCTACGCATGCATATTATTTTGTGGATTCTCTGGAAATATGTATAGATAGAAAAAACTATTTAAAAACTGATTGCTTTTTTCTGCTGCTAGTGTTATATTAATAAAGCGATGAGCTAATTTGTGTAAGTCGAAGGACATGCTTTCGAGCTAAACGTGTGAATGTGGTCACACGGTCCCCGCCACAAACGCATCAAAGACGTCCTGCGTGGACGTCTTTTTCATTTTATAAAAAAAGAGAGCATATTGCTCTCTTTTTTTTGTGGGATTACTTTCTGAAAAAGTTAGGGACTTTTAGCCTTTTGCTACCCTTGCTGGTCAAAGAAGCATTTTTTTGAATACTTCACTACATTTTCAATACTTCTTTTTCATCGTTTTTTATTCCATACATCGTTTCCTGCCTGCAACGGGAGCTTTCTTATCCAATTTTCCCAACCAAACTTAAACATATAAAAACTTACTGTATTTGTACATTTGCCGCATATTGCATTGTTCCTCTTGTAGAGTTAATCACAATATCTACAACGTATAAACCTTGATTTTTAGGAACTTTAAATTCATTATTTTTGACAAACAGCTTGGTTTTTCCACCGTTACTTTTCCATATATGCACACTCATATCACGAATATAAGCGCCGTCTAAGTTGGAAAAATGGAGCTTAACCAATTGTTGCTGCTTCAATGGGATGCTTTTTTGCTGCGATATGTATGTATATAAATCATATACATTTATTTCTTTTTTTGTTGTTGAACAGCCGTTTGACCAGTTAATAGAACCTTTGTGAAGGTGATAGTTATGTTGATTGACCGTCAGCTCAGCTTCAGGTTTATTTTGATCGTATTCTTCTTCTAGAAAGAGAGCGCTGTTCTTAAGTAAAAATAAGAAGAAAACGATAACAACTCCTAGACCGCTTAAGACATCGCTTAAGACATATACACCACATTTTGTGGATTGTACTTTCATAATAAATTCCTTTCACAGACCAATAATTAAGGAGAATATGCACATAAAATTTCCACTTTTTCTATTCTAAACGATTACAAGTAAAATTACATTTATTGCTTTCTTTCTTCATAAAAAACAGGATAATAGTCATGTGTTTTCTATAAAATGTCTCCTTAGATCCAATTTAAACCCATGGAAAAGGAAGACAAATGGAAATTAAAAGAGGGAATCTAAAAAATTTACAGAAGTTGATAAGTGATTTAAAATTATACAGAGGAAAAAAGCATTTCAAAAAAGGGAGATTAGTAGGTTTTTTGTTCTACTTCCGTTTCTTAAAAAGTCGTATTTTTCGTAAGAAACTGTAAAGCCATATTTTATAAAGGTGAACCAATACATATATAAACAAAAGGGACACAGAAAAAGGGGGATCAGCATGCAAATTAGAGAACTAGAATTACATGATGCTGCAAACTTTGTAGATTTACTTAAACAGATTGAAGAAGAAAGTAAGTTTATGCTGTTTGAAAGCGGAGAGCGAAAACTGAGCACAGATCAGCAGGAGAAAAACATCGAAATCTTTAAGCAACAGCCAAACTCTACTATTATTGTAGCGGAAGAAAACGAGATGCTTGTGGGATATATAGCTGCAACAGGAGGTGAAGCTAACCGAAACGCTCACATCGCTGCTCTGATATTAGGTATTCGAAAAACGTTTCAAAATCAAGGGATTGGTACGTCTCTATTCGCTGCTCTTGAAGAATGGGCAAGAGAACACCATATTCACCGTCTTGAGCTCACAGTTGCTGTACAGCATGAGAAGGCTCTTTCTTTATATGATAAAGTAGGTTTTGAAATTGAAGGAACGAAAAAACATTCACTTCGAATTGGCGGTTTGTTCATTGATGAGTACTATATGTCTAAATTGCTGAACTAAAAAAGAAACGACGTTTAAAGACGCCGTTTCTTTTTTAACTTCCTCTGTAAATTTGGTATCCCCACGGTGACACAAGCAAAGGGACGTGATAATGTTCTTGTTCAGAAGACAATCCGACTCGAACAGAAACTTGATTTAAAAAGGGCGGATTTGTTGTTTGAACTTCTTGTTTTTTATAATACTCCCCAATATGAAACAGAAGTTCATACTCTCCCGACTCAAACGCTTCAGAAGAGAAGAGAGGGTTTGCTAACCTCCCGTCTTCATTTGTAGTACCATGCGAAATCTTTATTCGTTTACTTTCTGACTGGATATGATAGAAATCAACTGTGACAAAAGCAGCCGGACATCCGTGAGTAAGGTCTAAAATATGCGTTGTAATTTTAGTCATGCTTGTTTCTCTGTCTCCTTATCTTCAATAATTTTATCGGTTAAACGAAAGAAAGCAATTTTATATACTTCTTCTAACGCTGTATCAAACTCCGTTTGTTCGGTATTTAGTAACCGGCTTTGCATTGCCTCGTAGATATCTTCTTTTTGTTTACCTCGTACTGCCAAAATAAAAGGGAAAGGAAACTTTTCCATATACGTTTGATTAAGAGAAGAAACCTGTTCATACTCATCTCGTGTTAAATTTTGTAATCCTGCTTTGGTTTGTTCTTCAGTAGAAGCAGATGTCATAGCGATATTTGCACCTAGATTTGGATGAGCCTGCAACAACTTAAGCTGTTTTTCTACAGATGCTTGCGCTACAATTTCTTTCATCATTCCATGAAGTTGTTCAAC is part of the Priestia aryabhattai genome and encodes:
- a CDS encoding tyrosine-type recombinase/integrase → MEEFELSPAKNSFRQLKEQWEEAELLDEDNNLNLKHVSDEEFIQLFFLMRIVKKSLSPHTIRSYNQDMKTILSFFYEREITLKSIGFMEVKLFNEEMMNQYANRTAARKLEFFRRMLEFGHATHFYPSLYTTWIEKPSIAKGHYSDKEKQNRTEYRELTDREAQVIVNALESVVRIRQHEKEFKARNRLMGMLLYMSGMRSSELLGLNWGSFREDRRGNLVVDVIGKGKKERTIPMFDDVKETLFAYRQALNETPELSPFDTEPLFYSIKEYYRTGEKKRLSYTTLYRTIKSAVYKVKGNASISPHWFRHTFITNSLANDVPLAVVKQVVGHSSIATTNVYLEKLQEDTVYDAFRKSGYR
- a CDS encoding MarR family winged helix-turn-helix transcriptional regulator, with product MESLEEIFGIPTVRTSKRLSRAVAARLRPFGITPEQWTVLKRVSEAEYSTQKQLAERADKDQATLTKILDLLEKQNWIQRIRNPEDRRSFFIQITEDGLDLKTEVVPAVEQLFFELTSELNEQQVKIYTDTLQKLEYRAEQLLQDSEDIR
- a CDS encoding HAD family hydrolase: MIKAVFFDLDDTLLWDQKSVKEAFVATCTYASEKYNLKPEELEEAVRKEARELYTSYETYEFTQMIGINPFEGLWGNFLDDHDEFRKMKDIVPTYRKEAWTRGLRALGIHDDAFGAELAERFPLERRKTPFVYEETFEVLDQLKGKYKLLLLTNGSPDLQNTKLDITSELVPYFDEIVISGAFGRGKPDPSIFDHALSLMDLKKDEAIMVGDNLMTDILGSSRIGMKSVWINRHDKERNEVIPTYEITHLSELHSILDELNS
- a CDS encoding Nramp family divalent metal transporter produces the protein MKDQNGSKALSAMQLSAQDVLSGKTKGLKRLLPFLGPAFIAAVAYIDPGNFATNIAAGSQYGYMLLWVVLISNLMAVLIQSLSAKLGIATGLNLPEIAQEHFPSFVSIGLWIQGELVIMATDLAEFIGAALGIYLLFHIPLFPAALIAAVGSFAILELQRRGVRLLEAAIAAMVFIVVLAFGTQMFLAHPDGASVVHGLFVPQFHGTDSVLLASGILGATVMPHAIYLHSALTQRRVVGSTEAEKKAIFRFEFIDIVIAMIIAGAINASMLIVAAALFFKNGLNVQDLDVAFTQFEHLIGPFAAIAFGVGLLSSGLSSSSVGTMSGDVIMQGFIKRRIPLYLRRFITIIPPLLIIGLGVNPTSALIVSQVILSFGIAFALVPLIMFTSNKKIMGGLVNHKATTTVAWVIAALVICLNIFLIYQTIA
- a CDS encoding PD-(D/E)XK nuclease family protein; translation: MFQITDFPEFSWSYSRHKMITQCKRKYAYHYYVSHNGWLDSASAQSQRAYRLKKVSTLSMYAGQAVRQVITEAISDYTSTQLVPNEQNLVEKVQQLLNNALRDSTDYGELWYHKPAQYKMLLEFYENGYISKKDLKDMQKRVHICVHHFLQSKSFCDMLSSPFLEVESHQSFRSINVYDHKVYAPFHSLFKNPTTEEFTIVDWKTSKQTKDDLFQLAIYALYVLAEYNISVDRIKVRNEYLLSGSSRTYQLTLHEIEAILWKIDTSIDYMKTFLEHSEVNQPLPLEHFPQADTPASCHGCAFKELCQTG
- a CDS encoding GNAT family N-acetyltransferase, whose protein sequence is MQIRELELHDAANFVDLLKQIEEESKFMLFESGERKLSTDQQEKNIEIFKQQPNSTIIVAEENEMLVGYIAATGGEANRNAHIAALILGIRKTFQNQGIGTSLFAALEEWAREHHIHRLELTVAVQHEKALSLYDKVGFEIEGTKKHSLRIGGLFIDEYYMSKLLN
- the uraH gene encoding hydroxyisourate hydrolase, whose protein sequence is MTKITTHILDLTHGCPAAFVTVDFYHIQSESKRIKISHGTTNEDGRLANPLFSSEAFESGEYELLFHIGEYYKKQEVQTTNPPFLNQVSVRVGLSSEQEHYHVPLLVSPWGYQIYRGS
- the uraD gene encoding 2-oxo-4-hydroxy-4-carboxy-5-ureidoimidazoline decarboxylase, which codes for MNNVSIQYVNQLSKQHFVSLVGGIFEHSPWVAEEAYSKRPFSSVEQLHGMMKEIVAQASVEKQLKLLQAHPNLGANIAMTSASTEEQTKAGLQNLTRDEYEQVSSLNQTYMEKFPFPFILAVRGKQKEDIYEAMQSRLLNTEQTEFDTALEEVYKIAFFRLTDKIIEDKETEKQA